A region of Thermobifida halotolerans DNA encodes the following proteins:
- a CDS encoding MbtH family protein, with the protein MTNPFDDDEGVFLVLVNDEDQHSLWPEFAEVPQGWRTVFGPASRAEALDYVNTHWTDLRPRSLRRAMEQRG; encoded by the coding sequence GTGACCAATCCGTTCGACGACGACGAAGGCGTGTTCCTCGTCCTGGTCAACGACGAGGACCAGCACTCCCTGTGGCCCGAGTTCGCCGAGGTCCCACAGGGGTGGCGCACCGTGTTCGGACCCGCCTCGCGCGCCGAGGCCCTGGACTACGTCAACACCCACTGGACCGACCTGCGGCCGCGCAGCCTCCGCCGGGCCATGGAGCAGCGGGGGTAG
- a CDS encoding siderophore-interacting protein — protein MSTAVRERSVEMYPLKPRVLEAVSVERITPRMVRVHLGGPDIEGLRSDNFADHVKLWFPNPDTGEHVLPVVEDDRCLNFRDPGVIYRDYTVRRFAPEAGLLTVDFVVHEHGPGGRWAANARVGDRLGVLGPRGTVHYPDYDHHVLLADETALPAAARRVEELPRDARVTAFFEVADAAEEQKLDAPAGAEITWLHRDGAAPGTTDLLLRALEKTELPEEGVFVWVGGEADALKPIRRLLKERGLVRGRDFEVDGYWRRGVSNLDHHASDEDDE, from the coding sequence ATGTCCACCGCGGTGCGCGAGCGTAGTGTCGAGATGTACCCCCTGAAGCCCAGGGTGCTGGAGGCCGTCAGCGTCGAACGGATCACCCCCCGCATGGTCCGCGTCCACCTCGGCGGCCCCGACATCGAGGGGCTGCGCAGCGACAACTTCGCCGACCACGTCAAACTGTGGTTCCCCAACCCCGACACCGGCGAGCACGTGCTCCCCGTCGTCGAGGACGACCGCTGCCTCAACTTCCGCGACCCCGGCGTCATCTACCGCGACTACACGGTGCGCCGCTTCGCCCCCGAGGCCGGACTGCTCACCGTCGACTTCGTCGTCCACGAGCACGGCCCCGGCGGACGCTGGGCGGCCAACGCCAGGGTCGGCGACCGCCTCGGCGTGCTGGGGCCGCGCGGCACCGTCCACTACCCGGACTACGACCACCACGTGCTGCTCGCCGACGAGACCGCGCTGCCCGCCGCGGCCCGCCGCGTCGAGGAACTGCCGCGCGACGCCCGCGTCACCGCGTTCTTCGAGGTCGCCGACGCCGCCGAGGAGCAGAAACTGGACGCGCCCGCCGGAGCCGAGATCACCTGGCTGCACCGCGACGGCGCCGCCCCCGGCACCACCGACCTGCTGCTACGCGCCCTGGAGAAGACGGAACTGCCCGAGGAGGGGGTGTTCGTCTGGGTCGGCGGCGAGGCCGACGCCCTCAAGCCGATCCGCCGCCTGCTCAAGGAGCGCGGCCTGGTGCGCGGCCGCGACTTCGAGGTCGACGGCTACTGGCGGCGCGGCGTGTCCAACCTCGACCACCACGCCTCCGACGAGGACGACGAGTAG
- a CDS encoding non-ribosomal peptide synthetase: MTTSAADPREIQEVLPLAPLQEGLLYHSTVDEWQLDVYTVQNIFTFGRRVDADALRAAADALLRRHPSLRAGFWYEGVERPVQFVPRELAASWREVDLSHLDAAEAHRRLDRLRVEQRERRFDLTRPPLIRHVLVRLPAERDVLVLTFHHIVMDGWSGELYNAELMEVYRNGGDPSPLPPPRAYRDYLVWLSKQDTAASLEAWRRALEGVEEGTLVSPADPGDGTVMPRTVDAVVDPALLDRTGALARRAGVTVNTVLMTAWSLVLRSRTGGDDIVFGSTVSGRPPEIDGVETIVGVFFNTVPVRVRVRPGEPVVDLLRRVQAEQAELLPHHHVGLADIQRALGGGRLFDTLYVLRNIPYDDEGYQRVRAATGLESVTGADATHYPLTFVAQPGEDFRLSLAYRGDVVDEELARTLFDRFLRLLEQITAAPEEPVAALDALSETERAALARAHGDTARALPEQSLVELFETSARTWPDRTALVARDATLTFAELNERANRLARLLLEHGVGPESLVAIGLPRSSDWVVTLFAVFKAGAAYVPLDLEHPEGRLRAVLADTAPAVTVTGTAALGRLPADAGGTRLVLDDPETRAALARTDPADPVDADRPVPARGDHLAYTIFTSGSTGRPKGVQVPARGLVNMLVNHRETIFGPVVAALGHRVLRVAHTVSFSFDMSWEELLWLVDGHEVHLLDEELRRDSDRLVDYCRRHAVDVVNVTPSYCGQLIEDGLLDGGRHRPALVLLGGEAVSDTVWQALRDADGVLGYNLYGPTEYTINTLGGGTADSAAPTVGGPIANTRVHVLDSALRPVAPGTPGELYVSGVGLARGYAGRGDLTAERFVADPFGPPGARMYRTGDLVRWDSHGRLDYLGRVDDQIKIRGVRVEPAEVVAVLEERPDVAQAAVVVREDAPGRRKLVGYLVPAAGREVDTARLRRDLADALPAAMVPAHLVVLERLPLTGNGKLDRAALPAPAAPERRGRAPRDDTDRQLCEHFAAVLGVDEVGIDDDFYELGGHSLLAMRLAGRVRRRMGVRLGAGTLLAAPTVARLREYLDGERRDDLLATVLRLREGGRRPPLFCFHPASGFSWSYAALAPFLDRERPLVGVQFPGLRGEELPETMDELVELYAGHVRRVQPQGPYHLVGWSFGGQVAHALATLLQAEGERVPFLALLDTYPTDAEEVAAAGGVPSAEEAEQEALDFLLSSSRRELPSWLGRPWKRDEVVEFLRDSDGVWAEFDAETIDRVVRARMYTMDVMYRTRYRVYDGDLHFFTAAAERDAESGIGAHLWRRYVTGEVHDHEVDCGHNDLTGPAALSVVGPVLDAALRRGDGCP; this comes from the coding sequence ATGACCACGAGCGCCGCGGACCCCAGGGAGATCCAGGAGGTCCTTCCGCTCGCCCCCCTCCAGGAGGGGCTGCTCTACCACTCCACCGTCGACGAGTGGCAGTTGGACGTCTACACCGTCCAGAACATCTTCACCTTCGGCCGCCGCGTGGACGCCGACGCCCTGCGCGCCGCCGCCGACGCCCTGCTGCGCCGCCACCCCTCGCTGCGCGCCGGATTCTGGTACGAGGGCGTGGAGCGCCCCGTCCAGTTCGTCCCCCGCGAGCTGGCGGCGTCCTGGCGCGAGGTCGACCTGTCGCACCTGGACGCGGCCGAGGCGCACCGCCGCCTCGACCGGCTCCGGGTCGAGCAGCGCGAACGCCGCTTCGACCTGACCCGCCCCCCGCTCATCCGCCACGTCCTGGTCCGCCTGCCCGCGGAGCGCGACGTCCTCGTGCTGACCTTCCACCACATCGTCATGGACGGCTGGTCGGGGGAGCTGTACAACGCCGAGCTGATGGAGGTCTACCGCAACGGCGGCGACCCCTCCCCCCTGCCGCCGCCGCGCGCCTACCGCGACTACCTGGTGTGGCTGTCCAAGCAGGACACGGCCGCGTCGCTGGAGGCGTGGCGGCGCGCCCTGGAGGGGGTGGAGGAGGGCACGCTGGTCTCGCCCGCCGACCCCGGCGACGGCACGGTCATGCCCAGGACCGTCGACGCCGTCGTCGACCCCGCGCTGCTGGACCGGACGGGCGCGCTGGCCCGTAGGGCGGGCGTCACCGTCAACACCGTGCTGATGACGGCGTGGAGCCTGGTGCTGCGCTCCCGCACCGGCGGCGACGACATCGTCTTCGGCAGCACCGTCTCCGGCAGGCCGCCCGAGATCGACGGGGTGGAGACGATCGTGGGGGTGTTCTTCAACACCGTCCCGGTGCGCGTGCGCGTCCGCCCCGGCGAGCCGGTCGTGGACCTGCTCCGCCGCGTCCAGGCCGAACAGGCCGAACTGCTGCCGCACCACCACGTCGGCCTCGCCGACATCCAGCGCGCCCTCGGCGGCGGCCGCCTCTTCGACACCCTGTACGTGCTGCGCAACATCCCCTACGACGACGAGGGCTACCAGCGGGTCCGCGCCGCCACCGGACTGGAGTCGGTCACCGGCGCCGACGCCACCCACTACCCGCTGACGTTCGTCGCCCAGCCGGGCGAGGACTTCCGGCTCAGCCTCGCCTACCGCGGCGACGTCGTCGACGAGGAGCTGGCCCGCACCCTGTTCGACCGGTTCCTGCGGCTGCTGGAGCAGATCACGGCCGCCCCCGAGGAACCGGTGGCGGCCCTGGACGCGCTGTCGGAGACCGAGCGCGCGGCCCTGGCACGCGCCCACGGCGACACCGCGCGCGCACTGCCCGAGCAGAGCCTGGTGGAGCTGTTCGAGACCTCGGCGCGCACCTGGCCGGACCGCACCGCCCTGGTCGCCCGCGACGCCACGCTGACCTTCGCCGAACTCAACGAGCGCGCCAACCGGCTGGCCCGCCTGCTGCTGGAGCACGGCGTGGGACCGGAGAGCCTGGTCGCGATCGGCCTGCCCCGCTCCAGCGACTGGGTGGTCACCCTGTTCGCGGTGTTCAAGGCGGGTGCCGCCTACGTGCCCCTCGACCTGGAGCACCCCGAGGGCCGGCTGCGCGCCGTGCTCGCCGACACCGCGCCCGCGGTCACCGTCACCGGCACGGCCGCGCTGGGGCGGCTGCCCGCCGACGCCGGCGGGACCCGGCTGGTGCTGGACGACCCCGAGACGCGCGCCGCCCTGGCCCGCACGGACCCCGCCGACCCCGTCGACGCCGACCGGCCGGTCCCGGCGCGCGGCGACCACCTCGCCTACACCATCTTCACCTCCGGCTCCACCGGTCGTCCCAAGGGCGTGCAGGTCCCCGCGCGGGGACTGGTGAACATGCTGGTCAACCACCGCGAGACCATCTTCGGCCCGGTCGTGGCCGCCCTGGGCCACCGGGTGCTGCGGGTGGCGCACACCGTGTCCTTCTCCTTCGACATGTCGTGGGAGGAGCTGCTGTGGCTGGTCGACGGGCACGAGGTGCACCTGCTCGACGAGGAGCTGCGCCGCGACTCCGACCGGCTGGTCGACTACTGCCGCCGCCACGCGGTCGACGTCGTCAACGTCACCCCCTCCTACTGCGGCCAGTTGATCGAGGACGGCCTGCTCGACGGGGGCCGCCACCGGCCCGCGCTGGTGCTGCTGGGCGGCGAGGCGGTCAGCGACACCGTGTGGCAGGCGCTGCGCGACGCCGACGGCGTCCTCGGCTACAACCTGTACGGGCCCACCGAGTACACGATCAACACCCTCGGCGGCGGCACCGCCGACAGCGCCGCCCCCACCGTGGGCGGCCCCATCGCCAACACCCGGGTGCACGTCCTGGACTCCGCGCTGCGGCCGGTCGCCCCCGGCACGCCGGGGGAGCTGTACGTGTCCGGGGTGGGGCTGGCGCGCGGCTACGCCGGGCGCGGCGACCTCACGGCCGAACGCTTCGTCGCCGACCCGTTCGGCCCGCCGGGGGCGCGCATGTACCGCACCGGCGACCTGGTGCGCTGGGACTCCCACGGCCGCCTCGACTACCTGGGGCGCGTCGACGACCAGATCAAGATCCGGGGTGTGCGCGTGGAACCCGCCGAGGTCGTCGCCGTACTGGAGGAGCGGCCGGACGTCGCCCAGGCCGCGGTGGTGGTCCGCGAGGACGCCCCCGGCCGCAGGAAGTTGGTCGGCTACCTGGTGCCCGCCGCGGGCCGGGAGGTCGACACCGCGCGGCTGCGCCGCGACCTGGCCGACGCGCTGCCCGCCGCTATGGTCCCCGCCCACCTGGTGGTGCTGGAGCGGCTGCCGCTGACCGGCAACGGCAAGCTGGACCGCGCCGCGCTGCCCGCGCCCGCCGCCCCCGAGCGGAGGGGCCGCGCTCCCAGGGACGACACCGACCGCCAGTTGTGCGAGCACTTCGCCGCGGTCCTCGGCGTCGACGAGGTGGGCATCGACGACGACTTCTACGAACTGGGCGGGCACTCGCTGCTGGCGATGCGGCTGGCGGGCCGCGTCCGCAGGCGGATGGGGGTGCGCCTGGGCGCGGGAACGCTGCTGGCCGCGCCCACCGTCGCCCGGCTGCGCGAGTACCTGGACGGCGAGCGCCGCGACGACCTGCTGGCCACCGTGCTGCGGCTGCGCGAGGGCGGGCGGCGGCCCCCGCTGTTCTGCTTCCACCCGGCCAGCGGGTTCAGCTGGTCCTACGCCGCGCTGGCGCCCTTCCTCGACCGGGAGCGCCCGCTGGTGGGCGTGCAGTTTCCCGGACTGCGCGGGGAGGAGCTGCCCGAGACGATGGACGAGCTGGTCGAGCTGTACGCCGGACACGTCCGCCGGGTGCAGCCGCAGGGCCCCTACCACCTGGTGGGCTGGTCGTTCGGCGGGCAGGTCGCGCACGCCCTGGCCACCCTGCTGCAGGCGGAGGGGGAGCGGGTGCCGTTCCTGGCGCTGCTGGACACCTATCCCACCGACGCCGAGGAGGTCGCGGCGGCCGGGGGAGTGCCCAGTGCCGAGGAGGCCGAGCAGGAGGCGCTGGATTTCCTGCTGTCCAGCTCCCGGCGCGAGCTGCCGAGCTGGCTGGGCAGGCCGTGGAAGCGCGACGAGGTGGTGGAGTTCCTGCGCGACAGCGACGGCGTGTGGGCGGAGTTCGACGCCGAGACCATCGACCGCGTGGTGCGGGCCCGCATGTACACGATGGACGTCATGTACCGGACGCGCTACCGCGTCTACGACGGCGACCTGCACTTCTTCACCGCGGCGGCGGAGCGCGACGCGGAGTCGGGGATCGGCGCGCACCTGTGGCGGCGCTACGTGACCGGCGAGGTGCACGACCACGAGGTCGACTGCGGCCACAACGACCTGACCGGCCCGGCGGCGCTGTCGGTGGTCGGTCCGGTCCTCGACGCGGCGCTGCGGCGCGGCGACGGGTGCCCCTGA
- the panD gene encoding aspartate 1-decarboxylase — protein sequence MLRTMLNGKIHRATVTQADLHYVGSITIDADLMDAADLVDGEQVHVVDITNGSRLVTYVLTGERGSGVIGINGAAARLVSPGDLVIIISYTQLTEAERATHRPRVVHVDADNRIVALGDDLAEPVPGSDQKSGAVLD from the coding sequence GTGCTGCGCACCATGCTCAACGGCAAGATCCACCGTGCCACGGTCACGCAGGCGGACCTGCACTACGTCGGCTCGATCACCATCGACGCCGACCTGATGGACGCGGCCGACCTGGTCGACGGCGAGCAGGTCCACGTGGTGGACATCACCAACGGCAGCCGACTGGTCACCTACGTGCTGACCGGGGAGCGCGGCAGCGGCGTCATCGGCATCAACGGGGCCGCCGCCCGCCTGGTCTCGCCCGGAGACCTGGTCATCATCATCTCCTACACCCAGCTCACCGAGGCCGAGCGCGCCACGCACCGCCCCAGGGTGGTGCACGTGGACGCCGACAACCGCATCGTGGCGCTCGGCGACGACCTGGCCGAGCCGGTCCCCGGAAGCGACCAGAAGTCGGGAGCCGTCCTCGACTGA
- a CDS encoding ABC transporter substrate-binding protein yields the protein MKQQTSPRGAVATGAGALALVLTLTACGGGRADDAAQDAAQAGETVSVETDYGTVDIPADPQRVVALEFGTEVVLEAGIEPVGVIEPVATLYTAEEFEKLSQYPVVQSASLELNLEAIAEARPDLIIGGVRVESHDEYAATREDLEQIAPTVFYDFDGAGAGLRDMTLELSRAVGDGERATEEQERFDSRVEEIRTTYADQLADTTFAVVFGSDGEFAVDNTNAWGGEILDTLGARQTEAQRAAGENFAAFYSYEEIDQLSDADVIFYETDAAGQPDPFTEALLDQELWQDLPAVEAGQSHPLRYSAARTYAQANTVLDQVEEVLADL from the coding sequence GTGAAGCAGCAGACATCCCCCCGCGGCGCGGTCGCGACCGGCGCGGGCGCCCTCGCGCTCGTCCTCACCCTGACCGCCTGCGGCGGCGGCCGGGCCGACGACGCCGCCCAGGACGCCGCGCAGGCGGGCGAGACCGTCTCCGTGGAGACCGACTACGGCACGGTCGACATCCCCGCCGACCCCCAGCGCGTCGTCGCCCTGGAGTTCGGCACCGAGGTCGTCCTGGAGGCCGGGATCGAGCCGGTCGGCGTGATCGAACCGGTGGCCACCCTCTACACCGCCGAGGAGTTCGAGAAGCTCTCGCAGTACCCGGTGGTGCAGTCGGCGAGCCTGGAACTCAACCTGGAGGCCATCGCCGAGGCCCGGCCCGACCTGATCATCGGCGGCGTGCGCGTGGAGAGCCACGACGAGTACGCCGCCACGCGCGAGGACCTGGAGCAGATCGCCCCCACCGTCTTCTACGACTTCGACGGCGCCGGAGCCGGACTGCGCGACATGACCCTCGAGCTGTCGCGGGCCGTCGGCGACGGCGAGCGCGCCACCGAGGAGCAGGAGCGCTTCGACAGCCGGGTCGAGGAGATCAGGACCACCTACGCCGACCAGCTCGCCGACACCACCTTCGCGGTCGTCTTCGGCTCCGACGGCGAGTTCGCCGTCGACAACACCAACGCCTGGGGCGGGGAGATCCTCGACACGCTCGGCGCCCGCCAGACCGAGGCGCAGCGGGCCGCGGGCGAGAACTTCGCCGCCTTCTACTCCTACGAGGAGATCGACCAGCTCTCCGACGCCGACGTCATCTTCTACGAGACCGACGCAGCCGGGCAGCCCGACCCGTTCACCGAGGCCCTGCTGGACCAGGAGCTGTGGCAGGACCTGCCCGCCGTCGAGGCCGGGCAGAGCCATCCGCTGCGCTACAGCGCCGCCCGCACCTACGCCCAGGCCAACACGGTCCTCGACCAGGTCGAAGAGGTCCTGGCGGACCTGTAG
- the entS gene encoding enterobactin transporter EntS: MRLARLMIDVTPLRVSREFRIVFVARIVSIFGLGFASVALPTQVYELTGSSFLVATVHTANAVSVLCGTLVGGVLADRGDRRRLIVVGRASAVVGYGALAANSLVPDDPLLWVIYAVALFTGFFGSFSAVALQAAAPGFVPRDRLPAAGALLALNGELGAVLAPALGGVLIATAGMGGNYTITAVLSLVTTALVWRLPRLEPDGQHRGRPVLEAVADGARFAVRHRVVGPLLLLGFAQLLFAAPYVLINEFTDTVLGGGPAMVGMLYTAPALGALLGSLTSGWTAHVRRNGTVLLAAVVLCGAAVLGLGLSPVFWAAFAFLALLGFGQVAEEILRYALLQSHTPDALRGRVNSLWTAQATIGDSAGALTLGALAPLLGAAVAITAGGAMTVLSVGALALAFPGLRAARVLAEEPREDVPAEPDDTPVATGRPHRERTEHPASLSATTEYEE, encoded by the coding sequence GTGAGACTCGCCCGCCTGATGATCGACGTGACCCCGCTGCGCGTCAGCAGGGAGTTCCGGATCGTCTTCGTCGCCAGGATCGTCTCGATCTTCGGGCTCGGATTCGCCTCCGTCGCCCTGCCCACCCAGGTCTACGAGCTCACCGGGTCGTCCTTCCTCGTCGCCACGGTCCACACCGCCAACGCCGTCTCGGTTCTGTGCGGAACCCTGGTCGGCGGGGTCCTGGCGGACCGGGGCGACCGGCGCCGCCTCATCGTCGTCGGCCGCGCCTCCGCCGTGGTGGGCTACGGCGCGCTCGCCGCCAACAGCCTCGTCCCCGACGACCCCCTGCTCTGGGTCATCTACGCCGTGGCCCTGTTCACCGGGTTCTTCGGCTCCTTCAGCGCGGTGGCGCTGCAGGCGGCGGCCCCCGGCTTCGTCCCCCGCGACAGGCTCCCCGCGGCCGGGGCGCTGCTGGCGCTCAACGGCGAGCTCGGAGCGGTCCTGGCCCCCGCCCTGGGCGGCGTCCTCATCGCCACGGCCGGAATGGGCGGCAACTACACCATCACCGCGGTGCTGTCGCTGGTGACCACCGCGCTGGTGTGGCGGCTGCCGCGCCTGGAGCCCGACGGGCAGCACCGCGGCCGACCGGTGCTGGAAGCGGTCGCCGACGGCGCGCGCTTCGCCGTGCGCCACCGGGTCGTCGGCCCGCTGCTGCTCCTGGGCTTCGCGCAACTGCTGTTCGCCGCCCCGTACGTGCTCATCAACGAGTTCACCGACACGGTGCTGGGCGGCGGACCGGCCATGGTCGGCATGCTCTACACCGCCCCGGCGCTGGGCGCGCTCCTCGGCTCCCTCACCAGCGGGTGGACCGCCCACGTCCGCCGGAACGGAACGGTGCTGCTGGCCGCCGTCGTCCTGTGCGGCGCGGCGGTGCTCGGCCTCGGCCTCAGCCCGGTCTTCTGGGCGGCGTTCGCGTTCCTGGCGCTGCTGGGGTTCGGCCAGGTCGCCGAGGAGATCCTGCGCTACGCCCTGCTGCAGTCGCACACCCCCGACGCGCTGCGCGGCCGGGTCAACAGCCTGTGGACCGCCCAGGCCACCATCGGCGACTCCGCGGGCGCGCTCACCCTGGGCGCGCTGGCCCCGCTGCTGGGCGCCGCCGTGGCCATCACCGCGGGCGGCGCCATGACCGTGCTGTCCGTCGGCGCGCTCGCCCTGGCCTTCCCCGGCCTGCGCGCGGCACGGGTGCTCGCCGAGGAACCCCGCGAGGACGTCCCCGCCGAGCCCGACGACACACCGGTCGCCACCGGGCGACCCCACCGGGAGCGGACCGAGCACCCCGCCTCCCTGTCCGCAACAACCGAGTACGAGGAGTGA